From the Juglans microcarpa x Juglans regia isolate MS1-56 chromosome 3D, Jm3101_v1.0, whole genome shotgun sequence genome, the window TACTTGACATTCTTCTTTCCCAGTGCTGTCAAGGGACCAGACAGTTTAGAAAATCCTTATATGAATCTTTGATAATATCCTGCCAAACCCAAAAAACTACATATCTCGTGGGCATTAGTCAGTTTCTATCATTCCATTACTGTTTCTATCTTAGCAGTATCTACTGCCACACCTTTACTGGAAATAACATATCTCAAAAATTTCACCTCTCtgagccaaaactcacacttgcTGAGTTTCTATCTTCAAGGGCTCCTTATGTTCTTCATCACTTCGAGagtaaatcaaaatgtcgtcaaTGAACACTACTACAAAGTTGTCTAAATACAACCTAAATATCTGATTCATCAATTCTATGAATGTTGTTGGGGCATTAGTCAGTCTGAAAGGCATTACTAAAAATTCAAAGTGTACATAACGAGTCCAAAAAGTTGTTTTAGGTACATCTTGATCTTTAATCTTCAACTGATGATATCCTGATCGTAGATTTATCTTAGCAAATACCGACGCTCCTTGCAACTGATCTAACAAGTCGTCGATTCGAGGTAAAGGGCACTTATGCTTAATGGTTACTTTATTAAAATCCTGATAGTCAATTCACATCCTCATAGTGTCAccatttttcttcacaaatagGATTGGGGCATCCCATGGGGATGAACTCGGTCGAATAAATCCATTTTCGAGGAGTTCCTCTATTTGAACCTTCAATTCCTTCAACTCGACCAGGGTCATTCGATAAGCAAAAACTCTGTTTCCTGATTTGGGGTAGTCTAGGCAGATCATTAGCaaaaacttcaagaaattcTTCTATCACAGGAATCCCTTCGACTCCTTTAGATCCCTCTGTTGCACTATTTATAACCACTGGATATGCATCAGCTCCTTCCTTCAAAGTTTTCTTCGCTCGTCCTACCGTTAAGGTTGACGGAAACGATTTCACTACTTCCCCCATGTAACAGATCCTATCCTTCGAGGAAGATCACCTTCCTTCTTTGACAATCTATTTTAGAATAGTGTCTAGATAGCCAATACATTCCTAAGATCAAGTCAAATTCCATTAAATGGAAAACGATCAAATCCGGGGTTAAGGTCAGTCCTACGACTTCCAACAGACAATTCCTAAGTATTCGAGTGCATTCAACTACCTTTTTGTCCGAAATAGCTACTAAAACCTTCTGGGATAAGGATTCCACACTCAACTTACACCTTCTTATGGAATCATATGCCACAAAGGAATGCGAAGCTCCAAAATCAAACAGAGCACAGATCAATTGTTGCATCAACTTAACCTTACCTACAAGGGTAACTAGGATTACTTAGGGATTCTTAGCAAACACAAACTACCAACCACCGTAGGGTTAGAATGTTACCAATGATTCCTCATACGTCCGTAGCTTCCTCAGCTTCCAAATCCACTTCTCCTAGAGTGATTGCATATTTAGCCTTCATCGGGGTCTTTCCTTTGTTTCCAGTCGTCGATGCTCCTCCCGTCACAGTACGTGGATAATCTCGAATCATATGACCAGTTTGACCACATCTAAAGCATGCTCCGATGGCGAAATGACATTCACGATTGTGTCTTTGTCTGCAACTATGACATGGTGGTGGCGTATGATTGAGCTAagttattgcttattttatacatttagaaccaatatattttatttatttcattagattattattgattttagatgaaaaaatggttaagatgaataaatttgagttgtgatttaaattgattaatagcatgatttttgcttaattttataacttgtgatttaattggataatgttcattcacaagcacaatatatttttgagattctattattattttttttaattattcctaatttctattgtttttataggtcaagaaatgaaaagcttgagaaaagtCAAGGTGCCAAAaagtcaagaaatgaaaagcttgagaaaagtcaagtttACAGAATGGacacattttagtattttactcATAACTTTCAgttcaaatatcggattgatatgattcttgatgcgttggaaagatatcttaaagggctacaaagttttctctaataaagatttccaaattcaaactcctGAAGTGCATACGTGGCtaccaagttgagtcctaaaatttaagcgattttgtgtgcgggaatatgaagacattagggtttctttcctaccctatttaagcatatcattagcagcgccacacatttgaagaactcttccaggGTCCAATTTCTGCTCCAGCCGCCTCCTCCATTGcgtaccacctccatctccatctccattcatttggcttgcttttttcactctctactatttatttaattttagtttaaagtttatggagtaattttgagatttttggcttagaaatttggataatttatttgctatttattttacttaatgtcgctatttttcttgctcttttaagatttcattgaacagtgattacaattgctatggattaattttgagaatttgtgatttgaatacaaggatgaatcatagaatcttgattttggggctttttaatttttagttcgtattttgtcaattactttctaatctagtttaattcttagcttagttttattaatctcttagttccattgcatattagattgattaaagtttaattaggacttaaataatttcaattttattgtttaatttttagattaattaagattgtttagtttagttgatttttttattgttaatttcaattcgttagtcttttacatttcatttcgacactcaaaaattcaaaaatatgaatctagtccatgactaatgctcttttcattcttgttgcactcttccatccattgcacataccatcatttttattttctcattgtgaatattttcaccattttaaacgagtttgatttgaagtaactttccctgaggagacgatctaagaatttattcctaattattacgcgacaccctcttgcacttgggatagcctttgtgttacttatttttgagtgagtcaagtttttggcgccgttgctggggaatagttgcttgacgtaaatttagactcattaatttttatttttttatctcaaatgtttttttttcactatcTGATCTCTAattacacatttcacttgtcacctactactcagttacttgaaccttacttatgctatttggactgatgtttaatgtcatgggtgagagacaattcaactaggttggttagagttacattgagcactgagagtagtatacacaGCTCAGAGATAGATagttcttctgttttttctacagacgaggacattgaaattgaacaaaccatggctgcacctgcaccacgcactcttagggattatttgcagcccactcgcaccactacactatcatgcattattttacctaatgatgcacctaatttttctattaagcatggTATGATGTCAGTGATATCTCAGTTCCATGggatggattctgagagtccttattagcacttgacagattttgagttggcctgtagtacttttatcaatagagccactacTAATGAATTTAtagacttcgtttatttcctttctctttaaaggataaggCGAAggtttggtttaattctttgatgcctaattctatctctagttggtTTGATATGGAGcgtgagttcttacaaaaaaaatttccttttaagAGAACTTAGTATTTACAAGAGCAGATCAACCAGTTCAATCAGAAATCTGACGAGACTTTCCAGGCCAgctgggaaaggtttaaggatttggtgaacatctGTCCACATCATGGTTTTGAATCATGGaggttggtgaattatttttacactggtctcactccacaatcaagcaatttgttcagactatgtgcaatggagaattctttagcaaggaacctgatgaagcattgccattttttgaTTATCTTGCTGAGAGTAcacaacaatggaacactcgCACTGATCGAGTTTCATTGACAGCACAGCCACTGAGGGCTACTTCTGGTGGGGCAGATATGAGCTTAAGGATGACACTGACATTCAAGCCCGAATAGTtgcattgactagaagattagaggtcATGGAGATGGAAGAGGTGAAGGCTGTGAAAACAGTAAAGACATGCTCTATATGCGCTGATTCAAAccacaagacccaagattgcccgattatgccagtatttcagGAGAGTGGCTCTGAGCAGATGCAATCAGTGAACTGGATAAATAGAGCACAAAATCAgcctttctccaatacatataatccggagtggaggaatcacccaaatttctcatgaaTGAATTATTAGCCTAGCCGGTCTCCACCACCTTCTTAGCAGCCATTTCATCAGGCTACTCTCAGCACCAGTATCAGCCATATCAGAGTTCTAAgagctatccttttgtagcacctcCAGGATTGTAGACTCATGTAGCTGCACAGagttctcagcctcaatcatctgcgaagaagtctctagatgacagtatggcatagatggccaatacacttcagCAATTCATGCAAATTCAAGCCACCacaaacaatttaaacactcaggccataaatgacttgTGGGGCACCATCAATAAGATGAGCACGACATTGAGCACTCTAGAGAAAGGGAAATTCCCAGCACAGCCTCAAcctaatcctcaagtataccggcaacaacaacaacaagtgcATAATGTCTCAGGGGAGGTTTTTGAGACAGCGAAATTCattcttactttgagaagtggaaaggaagttccCCAACCAGAGATGACCATTGATAGACAggtagttgctcctacacctgAAGATGTAACAGAGACtgatgaagctgaaaaagaaccagAGGTAGTGAGACCAGAGTCGAAGAAGCCTGTGAGCGCAGATGCCGAAACTAGTTGGGGGTACCAACATGTGGTTCCCTATCCTTAGAGATTGGCAGCTagccaaaagaacaaataccaCCCTGAGATTCAGGAGATTTTCAAGcaagtaaatattaatattccactcttggatgccatacaacaagtgccttcatatgcaaaatttttgaaggacttgtgcacagtgaagaggaagctgaatgtaaagaagaaagctttcctaacggagcaagtcagtgcattgatattgagcgaGACTCCTCAGAAGTTCGGAGATCCCGGCTCTCCtaacatttccattatgattggtgagtcacgcattgggagagctttacttgatttggggagtagtgtgaacttgctaccATTCTCAGTGTATGAGCAGTTGGGATTGGGTGAGCTGAAAAAGGCCTCCATCATGCTACAGTTGGCTGACAGATCAGTTATGGAGCCGAGGGGCATTGTAGAGGATGTGCTGGTCcaggtggacaaattttactacccagtggattttgtagttcttgatatgcagcaGCCAACCTCCACTATTTACCAAGCTCCTGTCATCCTTGGAAGACCATTTCTAGCTACATCAAATGCTTTGATTAATTGCAGAAGTGGAGTTCTGAAGCTTACTTTTGGGAACATGGGACTTCAGTTGAACGTTTTCAATGCTTGCAAGATGCCAGCACATTTTGATGACACAAGTGATTTGAATGCTGTGGAGAGTTTGACaccaacaaaatttatttgctcaacttttcctttctctgataatgattctatttttcagacctgaatttttacttgatgaaaaaaaCTGACCATGTTGATGAAGAtgtctttgaatttttggaCTGTTTTGCAGATTCTTCTTTACCACTTGAAGTACAATTTGCAGGCGTAAGATGGAAACTCCAGTTTGAAACTCTACCACCACCAGACATACTTAAATCTTCAGAGGAAGAAGTTCCCCAGTTGAAATTGAAACCACTTCCTCAAGATTTAAAGTATGTGTTTCTTGGTCCTGAAGAAGGCACTTTTCCTATGGTGATTTCTTCAAAGTTAAATCAGAAGGATGAAGCTCAGTTGATTGAAGTCTTAAGAAAGTATCGAGGTGCTATTGGTTGGACAATAGCCGACATCAAAGGTATTGATGCTGCTGTTTGTCCCCACATAATCCATCTTGAAGATGATGCTTGACCGGTTCGTGATGCTTAACGTAGGCTCAATCCTACCATGAAGGAAGTTGTTCAAGAGGAAGTGCTTAAACTGCTCGCAGTGGGTATAATTTACCCCATCTCAAACAGTAAGTGGGTAAGTCCAACTCAAGTGGTACCAAAAAAATTTGGTTTAACTGTTgtcaaaaatgagaaaaatgagttgATTCCAACTAAAATGGTTACTGgttggagaatgtgcattgattatagaaaacttaattcaGCCAGTAGGaatgatcattttcctttaccattcttggatcaaattttagaaagagtggctggtaatgcattttattgtttcttggatggatactttggttattatcaaattgttGTAGTGCCTGAGGACCAGGAAAAAACCACTTTCACCTATCCTTTTGGCACCTTTGCTTTTACCAGAATGCTTTTTGGTTTGTGTAATGCTCTAGCTACTtttcaaagatgcatgatgagtattttttctgacatgattgatgatatttgtgaaatattcatggatgacttctctATTTTTGGGAAATTTTTTGATAGTTGTTTACATAATTTGGCACGTATTCTCTAGAGATGTGAGGAAAATAATCTTTTACTTAATTAGGAGAAATGCCAATTTATGGTTACTCAGGACATTGTCTTGAGACATATTGTTTCTTCTGAAGGTATAAAGGTCGACAAggcaaaaattgaattaatatctaaactttCTATCCCTAGGACGGTTAAGgatattctttcttttcttggtcaTGCTGGCTTTTATAGGCGGTTTATTCAAGGGTTCAGTTCTATTGCAAAATCTTTGTgcactcttttacaaaatgatattgaatttgtttggactgatgagtgccaaaaaacttttgaaaccCTTAAAGAATCGCTTACCACTGCCCCTATTATGCAACCCCCGCTGTGGGACCTTCCCTTTGAAATCATGACTGATGCAAGTGATTATGCCTTAGGAGCTGTTTTGGGGCAGTGTGTGGATAATAGaccttttgtgatttattttgcCAGTAGAACTTTGAATGATGCCCAGAAAAATTACAccactactgaaaaagaattgcttgCAGTGGTTTTTGCACTTAATAAATTTCGGGCTTACATTCTTGGTTCTCCTGTTACTATTTTCACTGACCACTTTGCTCTTAAGTATTTGTTGgctaagaaagatgcaaaaccaTGCTTGATTCGCTGGATTTTACTACTTCAAGAGTTCAACATCAACATTAAGGACAAGAAAGGAGTTGAAAATGTGGTAGCTGACCACCTCTCTAGATTGCCatcatcctcctcttcaaatGTTAGCCTTCCTCTTGATGATAGTTTCTCGAATGAGCAGCTGTTTGTGATTAATAGAGTTCCCTGGTATGCTGACATAGTCAACTATCTAGTGACTTAGATAGTTGACTGAGCGAATGCCTTCTGAATGGTCCACCCAAGATAAGCGTCGATTTCTCTCTGAGATCAATGAATTGGATGAAGCTCGTCAGCATGCCTATGACAACGCTCAGCTGGCGAAGGAATGCATGAAAATTCTACATGATCAGAAAATTCATCCCAAGCATTTCACACTTGGCCAGGAAGTTCTTCTTTACAACTCTCGCTTACATGTTTTTCCTGGTAAATTGAAATCCCGATGGAGTGGGCCGTACATTGTAAAGAAGGTTCATCCTCACGAGGCGGTAGACATTGTCAATTCGAAGAATGGAAATAGTTTCATTGTCAATGGA encodes:
- the LOC121255177 gene encoding uncharacterized protein LOC121255177 is translated as MIGESRIGRALLDLGSSVNLLPFSVYEQLGLGELKKASIMLQLADRSVMEPRGIVEDVLVQVDKFYYPVDFVVLDMQQPTSTIYQAPVILGRPFLATSNALINCRSGVLKLTFGNMGLQLNVFNACKMPAHFDDTNSSLPLEVQFAGVRWKLQFETLPPPDILKSSEEEVPQLKLKPLPQDLKYVFLGPEEGTFPMVISSKLNQKDEAQLIEVLRKYRGAIGWTIADIKGIDAAVCPHIIHLEDDA